A genomic segment from Candidatus Brocadia sinica JPN1 encodes:
- a CDS encoding tyrosine-type recombinase/integrase: MLQCTGGKSPNQADESLGESKTLKDMMDKFMLEHAPTVSTKTQTSYSASLKHLLPYFGDSKLSAITPKMLYEYKVLRKNQGAKPASINRELAMMSKAFNLAMKEWEWVENNPMSKVPKEKEDNERDRWLTEDEEKRLLDNSPSWLKDIIVFDLNTGLRMGELLSLQWNRVNLFRKTIVIQESKNGKPRTTPLTQKAADILTERSKIRNIKNDLVFTSTVGTRIDGDNLRRAFKKALKKAGIEDFHFHDLRHTFATRLAQNGVDIYTISKLLGHKDIRMTQRYAHHCPESLRVGIQALEICHNSVIIKENQIMANA, translated from the coding sequence ATGTTACAATGCACGGGAGGGAAGTCTCCTAACCAGGCAGATGAGTCTCTTGGTGAAAGCAAAACTCTCAAAGATATGATGGATAAGTTTATGCTGGAACATGCCCCAACAGTATCAACCAAGACACAAACTAGCTATTCAGCATCTTTGAAGCATCTTTTACCATATTTTGGCGATTCAAAGCTATCGGCAATAACTCCCAAAATGCTTTATGAGTATAAGGTGTTGAGGAAAAATCAAGGTGCGAAGCCAGCATCCATTAACAGGGAACTTGCCATGATGTCAAAGGCCTTTAATCTGGCTATGAAAGAATGGGAATGGGTAGAAAATAACCCCATGTCAAAGGTACCAAAAGAAAAGGAAGATAATGAGAGAGACCGTTGGCTAACTGAGGATGAAGAAAAAAGACTCCTGGACAATTCCCCATCATGGCTTAAGGATATAATTGTTTTTGACCTGAACACGGGGTTGCGAATGGGTGAATTGCTTTCCCTTCAATGGAATAGGGTAAATCTGTTCAGAAAAACAATCGTCATCCAGGAGTCTAAGAACGGAAAACCAAGAACGACTCCACTCACTCAAAAAGCTGCTGATATTCTAACAGAAAGGTCAAAGATACGGAATATCAAAAATGACCTAGTTTTCACAAGCACTGTTGGTACCAGGATTGACGGCGATAATCTCAGAAGGGCATTCAAGAAGGCATTGAAAAAGGCTGGTATTGAGGATTTCCACTTCCACGATTTAAGACATACCTTTGCTACGCGGTTGGCACAAAATGGCGTTGATATTTATACGATCTCAAAGCTGTTGGGTCACAAGGATATTCGAATGACGCAAAGGTACGCTCATCATTGTCCAGAAAGTTTAAGGGTGGGAATCCAAGCATTAGAAATATGTCATAATTCGGTCATAATCAAAGAAAACCAAATTATGGCAAATGCCTGA
- a CDS encoding response regulator, translated as MGIEFEKPVVLVVDDERDICEMFIKILYEDGYLTDMAKSGKEAIKKVLDERLDFVLLDIMMPEMSGIETLRRIKAIRPELPVVMITAFATLKTAQEAMKLEAYDYITKPFNLECVKEVIKQGLEEQYTNA; from the coding sequence ATGGGAATAGAATTTGAAAAACCTGTCGTTCTGGTTGTAGATGATGAACGAGATATTTGTGAAATGTTTATTAAGATACTTTATGAGGATGGTTATTTAACCGACATGGCAAAAAGTGGAAAAGAGGCAATAAAAAAAGTGCTGGATGAGAGATTGGACTTCGTATTACTGGATATTATGATGCCTGAAATGAGTGGTATTGAGACACTTCGGCGGATCAAAGCAATCCGACCCGAACTTCCTGTTGTAATGATCACAGCCTTTGCTACCTTGAAGACAGCACAAGAAGCTATGAAGCTTGAAGCTTATGACTACATAACCAAGCCGTTTAACCTCGAATGTGTCAAGGAGGTTATAAAACAGGGATTAGAGGAACAATACACCAACGCGTAA
- a CDS encoding sigma-54-dependent transcriptional regulator, with translation MATDSNISVLIIDDEVDICDILSHVLNKEGYTIYTAHDGNTGIEIFNQELPHVVILDLRMPGMMDGMEVLKQIKHSGCETPVIIITAYGEIQSAVEAIKHGAYNYFNKPFDNEEVVLTVKRALEESAMRQEIRMLKTQMSFVMPLFEQMGNSAEIAKVNELVECVAPTNFTVVIYGETGSGKELIAQNIHKRSPRCGKPFVVVDCGSIPETLIESELFGFEKGTFTGADQRKVGQFEIASGGTIFLDEIGNLPRSMQGKLLRVLQERRIRRLGSNKEIDVDVRVVVAGNERLEYLVESRNFRMDLYQRLNEFCIEIPPLRQRKDDIVFLCKRFLDITNKELNKNIRGITKDALEMLLTYNWPGNVRELKNVVRRAVLLANDVIEPKYLMIKIQEQKQEPMPATEQIVGMENQDTSHTFSLDLNINDDNNLSLRDMVAKCVEDAEKKLITEVLKQTGGNKSRAARILKIDYKTMHYKVKNYGIKIQTTTEVTDKVLTENTKNETLSQDVFSRY, from the coding sequence ATGGCAACCGATTCCAACATAAGCGTCCTCATCATAGACGACGAAGTAGATATATGCGATATACTATCGCATGTTCTCAACAAGGAAGGTTATACAATCTACACGGCACACGATGGAAATACCGGGATTGAGATTTTCAATCAGGAATTACCCCATGTAGTCATTCTGGACCTTCGTATGCCAGGTATGATGGATGGAATGGAAGTGCTGAAGCAAATCAAACATTCCGGTTGTGAAACCCCTGTAATTATCATCACTGCCTATGGTGAAATACAGTCAGCTGTCGAAGCCATCAAGCACGGTGCATACAATTATTTTAACAAGCCCTTTGATAATGAAGAGGTTGTGCTCACAGTAAAGCGGGCACTTGAAGAAAGTGCAATGCGACAGGAAATTCGCATGCTCAAAACACAAATGAGTTTTGTCATGCCCCTGTTCGAACAGATGGGTAATAGTGCTGAAATTGCTAAGGTAAACGAGCTGGTAGAGTGTGTTGCCCCAACGAATTTTACCGTTGTCATTTACGGTGAGACAGGCTCAGGTAAAGAACTGATAGCGCAGAACATTCATAAACGAAGTCCCAGGTGTGGAAAGCCGTTTGTAGTGGTGGATTGCGGATCAATTCCGGAAACCTTGATTGAGAGTGAGCTTTTTGGTTTTGAAAAGGGTACTTTTACCGGTGCAGATCAAAGAAAGGTTGGACAATTTGAAATAGCGTCAGGCGGCACAATATTTCTGGACGAAATTGGGAATCTGCCCAGGTCTATGCAGGGCAAATTGCTGCGAGTGCTTCAAGAACGGCGAATTCGACGATTAGGAAGTAACAAAGAAATTGATGTGGATGTACGTGTTGTTGTGGCGGGAAACGAGCGTCTGGAATACCTTGTAGAATCCAGGAATTTTAGAATGGATCTGTATCAGCGCCTAAATGAATTTTGCATAGAAATACCTCCGTTACGGCAACGGAAGGACGATATCGTATTCCTTTGTAAGAGGTTCCTGGATATCACCAATAAAGAACTCAATAAAAATATTCGTGGGATTACTAAGGATGCACTGGAGATGTTACTTACATACAACTGGCCAGGCAATGTGAGAGAGTTAAAGAATGTTGTCCGGCGTGCAGTCCTATTGGCAAATGACGTAATAGAGCCTAAATACCTGATGATTAAGATTCAGGAACAAAAGCAAGAGCCGATGCCGGCAACAGAGCAAATAGTAGGTATGGAAAATCAGGATACAAGCCATACCTTTTCGCTGGATTTGAATATCAATGACGATAATAATCTTTCTCTCCGTGATATGGTTGCTAAGTGCGTAGAGGATGCTGAAAAAAAATTGATTACAGAGGTATTGAAACAGACTGGCGGAAACAAGAGCCGGGCAGCCAGAATACTCAAGATCGATTACAAGACTATGCATTATAAGGTCAAGAATTACGGAATTAAAATACAGACTACAACCGAAGTTACTGACAAGGTACTGACAGAAAATACAAAAAACGAAACTTTGAGTCAGGATGTTTTTTCAAGATACTAA
- a CDS encoding Hsp20/alpha crystallin family protein — protein MTTRKTGKKETEGEFDIGLGGIFRGLGDFVDKLSDLAEKEKEIQKTGEIKSLNKMISGVYGFSVKIGGLGGDKVKVEPFGNIHKDKKGKAVVDEVREPMVDIFEESDHTLIVAEMPGVDAKDISVDLNDDILQISAETHGKKYRKEILLKESFTKDRMVHTYKNGVLEIKLMK, from the coding sequence ATGACGACCAGAAAGACAGGAAAGAAGGAAACAGAGGGCGAATTTGATATAGGTCTGGGGGGTATCTTCAGGGGATTAGGGGATTTCGTTGACAAACTATCCGATCTTGCAGAAAAGGAAAAAGAGATTCAGAAAACAGGGGAAATCAAAAGTCTGAACAAAATGATAAGCGGTGTGTATGGCTTTTCTGTAAAGATTGGAGGTCTTGGTGGAGATAAGGTAAAAGTAGAGCCTTTTGGCAATATACATAAGGATAAAAAGGGAAAAGCTGTTGTCGATGAAGTGAGAGAACCCATGGTAGACATCTTTGAAGAATCAGATCATACGTTGATTGTTGCAGAGATGCCCGGAGTGGATGCAAAAGACATCAGCGTAGATTTAAATGACGATATATTGCAGATTTCAGCAGAAACACATGGGAAAAAATATCGAAAAGAAATCCTCCTGAAAGAGAGTTTTACAAAAGACAGGATGGTACATACGTATAAAAATGGAGTCCTTGAAATAAAGTTAATGAAATAA
- a CDS encoding CDC48 family AAA ATPase — MNEIILKVAEAVKKDVGRGLARIDPADIENLHATIGDIIEIVGKKRTVAKVMPAFKEERGKGIIQIDGPTRGNAHVGLDEKVTIKKITWNSADNVVLTPITAVNLERDSRYIGSLLDGLPVIAGDRIRATLFGSRFTDFVVEATIPKGVVVINPTTLLKINEKKSGTAERVKFSYEDIGGLGHEIQRIREMIELPLKHPEIFERLGIDAPKGVLLYGPPGCGKTLIARAVANETDAHFITINGPEIIHKFYGESEARLREIFEDAKKHAPSIIFLDEIDAIAPKREHVVGDVEKRVVAQLLALMDGLDSRGHVIVIAATNIPGALDPALRRPGRFDREISIPIPDQNARLPILEIHSRGMPLSEDVDLHKLAEITHGFVGADLQALCREAAMLCLRKVIPEMDFGTSNIPYETMMNLKVSMEHFVEALKEIEPSALREVFVEIPNVRWEDVGGLETVKQQIREAVEWPLKYSDMFKRAKINTPKGILLYGPPGTGKTLIAKAVASETKINFISVKGPALISKYVGESERGIRDIFKKAKQAAPCIIFFDELDVIVPRRGEGGDSHVTERVIGQFLTEMDGIEELKGVLVLAATNRMDQIDPALLRAGRFDYLIEIPIPDEETRLKIFQIHTKDKPLEKGLDLRKFTKETDGMTGADIELVCKRAALMTIRNAINKQGAEIGEFVITANDFTHSIEEVKQR, encoded by the coding sequence ATGAATGAAATAATCTTAAAAGTTGCAGAAGCCGTAAAAAAGGATGTAGGACGAGGATTGGCAAGGATTGACCCTGCCGATATCGAAAATTTACATGCCACGATTGGAGATATTATTGAAATTGTAGGCAAGAAGCGTACTGTCGCAAAGGTAATGCCTGCCTTTAAAGAGGAACGGGGCAAAGGAATTATCCAGATCGATGGTCCGACCCGTGGCAACGCACATGTAGGTCTTGACGAAAAGGTTACCATAAAAAAAATAACGTGGAATTCCGCTGATAACGTCGTCCTTACTCCCATAACCGCAGTTAACCTTGAGCGGGACAGCAGGTATATTGGAAGCCTCCTTGACGGACTTCCAGTTATTGCAGGAGACCGGATACGCGCTACGCTCTTTGGCAGCCGGTTTACCGATTTTGTTGTTGAAGCTACCATCCCCAAAGGTGTCGTGGTTATCAATCCCACGACGCTGTTAAAAATCAATGAGAAAAAGTCGGGAACTGCCGAACGTGTGAAATTTTCTTATGAAGACATCGGAGGACTTGGTCATGAAATACAACGGATACGGGAGATGATAGAACTCCCCTTAAAGCATCCGGAGATATTTGAACGGCTGGGAATCGATGCCCCCAAGGGTGTGTTGTTATATGGTCCGCCCGGCTGTGGGAAAACTCTCATTGCAAGGGCGGTGGCAAACGAAACCGATGCACATTTCATTACCATCAACGGGCCGGAAATTATTCATAAATTCTACGGAGAAAGCGAGGCCCGGCTTCGAGAAATATTTGAAGATGCAAAAAAGCATGCCCCGAGTATTATATTTCTGGATGAAATTGATGCCATTGCGCCGAAACGAGAACATGTTGTGGGAGATGTGGAGAAAAGAGTTGTGGCTCAACTCCTGGCACTTATGGACGGGCTTGACAGCCGCGGACATGTTATTGTCATTGCTGCCACAAATATACCAGGGGCGCTGGACCCTGCATTACGGCGTCCCGGGCGTTTTGACAGAGAAATATCCATACCCATTCCTGATCAAAATGCCCGGCTTCCAATTCTTGAAATTCACAGCCGCGGCATGCCACTCTCCGAAGACGTGGACCTCCATAAACTGGCGGAAATTACTCATGGCTTTGTGGGAGCAGACCTTCAGGCGCTCTGTCGTGAGGCCGCCATGCTTTGTCTGAGAAAAGTTATACCGGAGATGGATTTCGGGACATCAAATATCCCTTACGAAACCATGATGAATTTAAAAGTAAGCATGGAACACTTTGTCGAGGCACTGAAAGAGATCGAACCTTCTGCCTTGCGTGAGGTATTTGTAGAAATTCCCAATGTACGCTGGGAGGATGTTGGAGGACTCGAAACCGTCAAACAACAGATTCGGGAGGCTGTGGAATGGCCATTGAAGTATTCTGACATGTTCAAACGGGCAAAGATCAACACACCAAAGGGGATTCTCCTTTATGGTCCTCCCGGAACGGGAAAGACCCTTATAGCCAAAGCCGTTGCCAGCGAGACAAAGATTAATTTTATTTCGGTCAAGGGACCTGCCCTGATTTCAAAATATGTTGGAGAATCGGAACGTGGTATCAGGGATATCTTCAAAAAGGCAAAACAGGCCGCACCCTGCATTATCTTTTTCGACGAACTGGATGTGATTGTTCCAAGACGCGGAGAAGGAGGTGATTCGCATGTAACAGAGCGCGTTATCGGCCAGTTTCTTACCGAAATGGATGGTATAGAAGAGTTGAAGGGAGTTCTGGTGCTCGCAGCTACAAACCGTATGGATCAGATAGACCCTGCACTCCTGCGCGCAGGGCGGTTTGACTATCTCATTGAAATCCCCATTCCCGACGAGGAAACACGTTTGAAAATATTCCAGATACATACAAAGGACAAACCCCTGGAAAAGGGACTGGATCTTAGAAAATTCACCAAGGAAACCGACGGGATGACGGGTGCCGATATAGAGTTGGTTTGTAAAAGGGCTGCACTGATGACCATCCGGAATGCCATCAATAAACAGGGCGCTGAGATCGGGGAATTCGTAATCACTGCAAATGATTTTACTCATTCCATAGAAGAGGTAAAGCAACGGTAA
- a CDS encoding GvpL/GvpF family gas vesicle protein, translating into MSKIADRDQTNTMLPDTSPGIYAYCLTMTPVAFPHTMTGIDGMHKVYSVEQDGIFAVLSNVSLQEYNEETLEKNMTDVTWLAARAKKHEEIIEFVMTNNLSNQNETSPSSHSPSLHISSSFTKGSMGEKEWGGESEVAEKYYTPVVPLRFCTIYKNLEGFFKAVMPHKEKIISFMNYTSDKLEWSVKVFCDKTVVMNNYDRNKEQSPFANQTSLLPGEAYLLKKKARKVQEERFRIDLQAYLKDIDYTLSLYTDRYRFLQCTNKSIHNRSLDMIMNAAFLVEQQALNAFKNTLDKLAEKYRDEGLVFGVSGPWPPYNFCPAL; encoded by the coding sequence ATGAGTAAAATAGCTGATAGAGATCAGACGAATACTATGTTACCGGACACTTCGCCCGGGATTTATGCCTATTGCCTTACCATGACACCAGTCGCATTTCCCCATACAATGACGGGCATTGATGGTATGCATAAGGTATACTCTGTGGAACAGGACGGTATTTTCGCCGTACTCAGCAACGTATCTTTACAGGAATATAATGAAGAGACACTCGAAAAAAATATGACTGATGTGACATGGCTTGCTGCAAGGGCAAAGAAACATGAAGAAATAATCGAGTTCGTTATGACTAACAACCTGTCGAATCAGAATGAAACATCACCCTCCTCACATTCACCCTCTCTCCATATCTCCTCATCTTTTACTAAGGGAAGTATGGGAGAAAAAGAATGGGGCGGAGAAAGTGAGGTTGCAGAGAAATATTACACTCCTGTGGTTCCCTTACGTTTTTGCACGATTTATAAAAACCTTGAAGGTTTCTTTAAGGCTGTTATGCCGCACAAGGAAAAGATTATTAGTTTCATGAATTATACCTCTGATAAACTCGAATGGTCGGTAAAGGTTTTTTGTGATAAAACAGTTGTTATGAATAATTATGACAGAAATAAGGAACAGTCCCCATTTGCTAATCAGACGTCATTATTACCCGGAGAGGCTTATTTATTGAAAAAGAAGGCCCGTAAGGTACAAGAAGAAAGATTCAGGATAGACCTTCAAGCATACTTGAAGGATATCGATTATACATTATCTCTGTATACTGATCGCTACCGTTTCCTGCAATGCACCAATAAAAGCATCCATAACAGGTCACTCGATATGATTATGAATGCCGCCTTTCTGGTAGAACAGCAGGCCTTGAATGCGTTCAAAAACACCTTAGATAAGCTGGCGGAAAAGTATAGGGATGAAGGTCTGGTGTTTGGGGTATCTGGCCCGTGGCCCCCTTATAATTTCTGCCCTGCGTTATGA
- a CDS encoding GvpL/GvpF family gas vesicle protein, translating into MYRYVYCITRTLHKPCIDVAGIGNAIVSTLQYKEIMAILSGVSMAKISVSNENVLRHAVVVETVPREQTVLPMRFSSVFNGDDAVLEFLKNRYAVFISDLERLQDKLEMGIRIIARRNITQDNDYENHSEYPQASFMKGGLRGIIQRGLFRLSIGRNGDVEKLLDKKCSVNPGIAYLQQRRAHYTSLDENDERVREIVKICHAQFEDICVEYKRDTHTPFPQGVSLNYLIHKDSVNEFKGRFNDLKCSLNELHFLCSGPWPPYHFVSSGGGDGEHGLI; encoded by the coding sequence ATGTATCGATATGTATATTGCATTACGAGGACACTGCACAAGCCATGCATAGATGTGGCTGGCATTGGAAATGCTATTGTCAGCACACTGCAATACAAAGAAATCATGGCCATTTTATCGGGAGTATCGATGGCCAAAATATCCGTATCAAATGAAAATGTATTACGCCATGCGGTGGTGGTTGAAACTGTCCCAAGAGAACAAACCGTCTTGCCTATGCGGTTTTCATCAGTTTTTAACGGTGATGATGCAGTGCTCGAATTTCTCAAGAATCGTTACGCGGTATTTATTTCAGACCTGGAAAGATTACAAGACAAATTGGAAATGGGCATCCGTATTATTGCAAGAAGGAATATCACGCAAGATAATGATTATGAAAATCACTCTGAATACCCCCAGGCATCTTTTATGAAAGGAGGATTGAGGGGAATTATCCAGCGAGGACTTTTTAGACTGTCTATTGGGAGAAATGGAGATGTTGAGAAATTATTGGATAAAAAATGTAGCGTAAATCCAGGCATCGCCTATTTGCAACAGCGACGCGCACATTATACCTCTCTGGATGAGAACGATGAGAGGGTTCGGGAGATTGTGAAGATCTGTCATGCACAATTTGAAGATATCTGCGTAGAGTACAAGAGAGATACCCACACGCCTTTTCCTCAGGGGGTATCTTTAAATTATCTGATCCACAAGGATTCTGTAAATGAGTTTAAGGGCAGATTTAACGATCTTAAGTGCAGTTTGAATGAACTCCATTTCCTGTGCTCAGGTCCCTGGCCACCCTATCATTTTGTTTCTTCGGGAGGCGGGGATGGAGAACATGGCTTAATTTAA
- a CDS encoding ATP-binding protein: MKTINFDKIGLSEKKYERLCSMVFSCIPSSILMFDRNLRVIIANKNFLEKSRRTEYETIGKHVDEIFPSVILQYTQLSERIRTVFKGGVGDRGREMYYRSPGLPTRVYYYNLTPLIDDQGIVENVMLIMDDITQQVSLREKVRQTERHLASVVESANDIVTSLDPKGMILTWNNAAERISGYIERELVSKPLTTIFVDAQKATLVSIIEGLSKGKMVKHIELGLITKMGKIIPISWSFALMRDDAQMVVGIVGVGQDLSERRELEAQLFHSAKLASLGVMAGGIAHEIRNPLGISSAAAQLLLEYPENESLRKECAQKIYSGIKRASQIIEELLKFSHPSKGQFEPTNINDAVVETLNLIEKQLVLTRIEIKKNLDSHIPVITAERNLLKQAFLNMLLNAANAMPDGGILTITTETDGKNSVMVIFKDTGRGISAENIDKIFDPFFTTMPVGKGTGLGLSITYSIIKHHEGTIHVESTAGKGTTFTIKLPIKKKINSEEGCNV; this comes from the coding sequence TTGAAAACTATAAATTTTGACAAAATAGGTTTATCAGAAAAAAAATATGAGCGCCTCTGCTCTATGGTCTTTTCGTGTATTCCCTCATCTATACTGATGTTTGATCGTAATCTTCGGGTAATTATTGCCAACAAGAACTTTCTGGAAAAATCACGTCGAACCGAATACGAAACCATTGGAAAGCATGTAGACGAAATATTTCCCAGCGTTATCCTGCAATACACCCAACTGTCCGAAAGAATCCGGACAGTTTTTAAGGGAGGTGTGGGAGACCGAGGCCGCGAGATGTATTATCGATCCCCCGGTCTGCCAACCAGAGTTTATTATTATAATTTGACCCCCCTCATAGACGACCAGGGAATTGTCGAAAACGTCATGCTCATCATGGATGATATTACACAGCAGGTAAGTCTGCGTGAGAAAGTCAGGCAGACGGAGCGCCATCTGGCCAGTGTGGTCGAGAGTGCCAATGATATTGTTACCTCGTTAGACCCAAAGGGAATGATCCTGACATGGAACAATGCAGCAGAACGTATTTCAGGGTATATAGAGAGGGAATTGGTGAGTAAGCCCTTGACAACGATCTTTGTGGATGCGCAGAAAGCAACCCTGGTTTCCATCATTGAAGGTCTTTCGAAAGGAAAAATGGTAAAGCACATCGAATTGGGTCTCATAACGAAGATGGGAAAGATAATCCCCATTTCATGGAGTTTTGCATTGATGCGAGATGATGCCCAGATGGTGGTTGGTATTGTAGGTGTAGGACAAGACCTTTCTGAGAGACGCGAATTAGAAGCGCAATTATTTCATTCCGCAAAACTCGCCTCTTTGGGAGTAATGGCTGGTGGTATAGCGCATGAGATTCGAAATCCATTAGGCATCAGCTCTGCTGCTGCCCAGCTTTTACTGGAATACCCGGAAAATGAATCCCTGCGTAAGGAATGTGCGCAAAAAATTTATTCAGGCATCAAACGTGCATCACAGATAATTGAAGAATTGCTCAAGTTTTCACACCCTTCCAAAGGGCAATTTGAGCCTACAAATATCAATGATGCGGTTGTGGAGACCCTGAACCTGATTGAAAAGCAGCTGGTACTAACGAGAATCGAGATTAAAAAAAATCTGGATTCTCATATTCCCGTCATTACGGCGGAGAGAAATCTCCTGAAGCAGGCATTCCTGAATATGCTTCTTAATGCTGCGAATGCCATGCCTGATGGCGGAATCTTGACGATAACAACCGAAACTGATGGTAAGAATAGCGTGATGGTTATTTTCAAGGATACAGGCCGTGGTATTTCCGCTGAAAATATTGATAAGATATTTGATCCATTTTTTACCACGATGCCCGTTGGAAAGGGAACGGGGCTTGGGTTGTCAATTACCTACAGTATTATCAAACATCACGAGGGTACTATACACGTGGAGAGTACCGCAGGAAAAGGTACTACCTTTACAATCAAATTGCCGATAAAGAAAAAGATAAATAGCGAGGAGGGATGCAATGTCTGA
- a CDS encoding response regulator, with product MSEKQSILIVDDEMDMCWALESILVLEGYKIHTATSGKEGLKLIQQLQSNIRLLFLDAKLPDIDGLMFAEFIKQQYPQIKIIIITGYYYRDSDAVRKGLANSIFDGFIGKPFNISEIRSAIETIALSQ from the coding sequence ATGTCTGAAAAACAGAGCATACTTATTGTAGATGATGAGATGGATATGTGCTGGGCATTGGAAAGCATACTGGTGTTGGAAGGTTACAAGATACATACTGCAACCAGTGGAAAAGAGGGACTGAAATTAATCCAGCAATTGCAATCAAATATCAGGTTACTTTTCCTGGATGCGAAACTACCCGATATTGATGGTCTCATGTTTGCCGAATTTATTAAACAACAATATCCACAGATAAAAATAATTATCATTACTGGTTATTATTACCGGGACAGCGATGCAGTCCGCAAGGGTCTTGCCAATAGCATCTTCGATGGTTTTATTGGAAAACCCTTTAACATTTCAGAAATACGCTCTGCCATAGAGACAATTGCCCTTTCACAATAG
- the gvpA gene encoding gas vesicle structural protein GvpA has translation MAKIQKSTDSSSLAEVVDRILDKGIVVDAWVKVSLVGIELLSVEARVVVASVETYLKYAEAIGLTATAASPA, from the coding sequence ATGGCAAAGATACAGAAATCTACCGATTCGTCAAGCCTCGCAGAGGTCGTTGACAGAATACTCGACAAGGGTATTGTGGTCGATGCATGGGTAAAGGTGTCCCTGGTAGGTATCGAGTTGCTTTCAGTAGAGGCGAGGGTGGTGGTCGCATCAGTTGAGACGTATTTAAAGTACGCAGAGGCGATTGGCTTAACAGCAACTGCCGCTTCACCGGCTTAA
- the gvpA gene encoding gas vesicle structural protein GvpA: MAKVQKSTDSSSLAEVVDRILDKGIVVDAWVKVSLVGIELLSVEARVVIASVETYLKYAEAIGLTATAASPA, from the coding sequence ATGGCAAAAGTACAGAAATCCACCGATTCGTCCAGTCTTGCAGAGGTCGTAGATAGGATACTTGATAAGGGTATCGTGGTTGATGCATGGGTAAAGGTGTCCCTGGTAGGTATCGAATTGCTTTCAGTAGAAGCGAGGGTTGTGATTGCATCGGTTGAAACGTATCTGAAGTACGCAGAGGCGATTGGTTTGACAGCTACTGCCGCTTCACCGGCTTAG
- the csrA gene encoding carbon storage regulator CsrA, whose amino-acid sequence MLILTRKLGESITIGDEIKITVVDCQGKQVKLGIIAPEHIKIHREEVFEKIQEETKKATTVSKHAIVEIVKQWRKDVKKS is encoded by the coding sequence GTGCTCATACTGACAAGGAAGTTAGGAGAAAGCATCACTATTGGTGATGAAATAAAAATTACTGTTGTAGACTGTCAGGGGAAACAGGTCAAACTGGGTATCATTGCGCCGGAGCATATTAAGATTCACAGAGAAGAGGTTTTTGAAAAGATTCAGGAAGAGACGAAGAAGGCCACAACGGTATCCAAACACGCCATCGTTGAAATTGTCAAACAGTGGCGAAAGGATGTAAAAAAATCGTAA